A section of the Paenibacillus aurantius genome encodes:
- a CDS encoding GNAT family N-acetyltransferase, giving the protein MVTNIWSGTKVRLRPVQPTDWRAFHENDQDSEGARLCDSLHFPRSEEGTKAWAERTSSMGVEGDNIFLAVETLEGTLVGSITANHCDRRNGTFKYGVAVFRSHWRRGYASEAIRILLHYYFQELRYRKANAHVYAFNEGSRALQEHLGFIQEGILRDMIFTQGRHYDEYVYGLTKDEFEELNRLYKASYERSEGKQ; this is encoded by the coding sequence ATGGTCACTAATATTTGGTCAGGCACTAAAGTCAGACTACGTCCTGTCCAGCCAACGGATTGGCGAGCCTTTCATGAGAATGACCAAGACTCAGAGGGAGCTAGACTTTGTGACTCTCTTCATTTTCCGCGGTCTGAAGAAGGAACGAAGGCTTGGGCCGAACGTACTTCTTCCATGGGGGTGGAAGGAGATAATATCTTTCTTGCCGTTGAAACCTTAGAGGGGACTCTTGTAGGCAGTATAACGGCAAACCATTGTGATAGGCGTAATGGCACTTTTAAATACGGAGTCGCTGTCTTTCGAAGTCATTGGCGAAGAGGATACGCTTCCGAGGCCATTAGGATTTTGCTTCATTATTACTTTCAAGAATTGCGGTATCGTAAGGCGAATGCTCATGTCTATGCCTTCAACGAAGGCTCTCGTGCTTTGCAGGAGCATCTGGGCTTCATCCAAGAAGGGATACTCCGAGATATGATTTTTACGCAGGGCAGGCATTATGATGAGTATGTGTACGGACTTACGAAAGATGAGTTTGAAGAACTGAATAGGCTGTATAAGGCTTCCTATGAGCGTTCGGAGGGAAAGCAATGA
- a CDS encoding HAD family hydrolase, protein MIFFDLDGTLLDFKGAEFRGVQAFHLEHGSNLGLTVDLMEFYQEWCQIGKKHYIRFLQGELTFRQQQIERIKNWLKGLRMRQRRSIFSDM, encoded by the coding sequence ATGATTTTCTTTGATCTGGATGGAACGTTACTGGATTTTAAAGGGGCGGAGTTTCGGGGTGTTCAGGCCTTTCATCTGGAGCATGGTTCTAATCTTGGCTTGACCGTGGATCTGATGGAGTTCTATCAAGAGTGGTGTCAGATCGGGAAGAAGCATTATATCCGGTTCTTACAAGGAGAACTGACCTTCCGCCAGCAGCAAATCGAACGCATAAAGAATTGGCTGAAGGGCTTGAGGATGAGGCAGCGGCGGAGTATTTTCAGTGATATGTAA
- a CDS encoding alpha/beta fold hydrolase, producing the protein MSKTNVLPDLLMRTFNQRKNARTLRLTSPDGIAENRYVLIGGIEQWISIRGEDRRNPILLLIHGGPASSYSIFSPLLRSWEKHFTIVQWDQRGAGKTFGKHGREGTGAISFDRLVQDGIEVAQYLLNALQQDKLILLGSSVGSVIGMQMAKRRPELFHAYVGTDQNVGIEGHRLSYRLNLEGLRKARCVKGIRLFEQIGPDPSLWSLEEFDRKNRWMVKVITPAPNMIMDLILPSMLASPIHSFRDILDYFKGMNYSLEQLYDELISFDARKLGTRYELPYFIFQGDTDWVTPVETAQSFFEDIEAPHKEFALVPNAGHLACFARPEPFLELLLHRVLPVIQTSGPPLTGACPIPHVI; encoded by the coding sequence ATGAGCAAAACCAATGTCTTGCCGGATCTCTTGATGAGGACGTTCAATCAGCGTAAAAACGCCCGCACGCTTCGTTTGACCTCACCGGACGGAATCGCGGAGAACCGGTATGTCTTAATCGGAGGCATCGAACAATGGATCTCGATACGCGGGGAAGATCGCCGCAATCCCATTCTCCTCCTCATCCACGGGGGTCCGGCCTCCTCTTATTCCATCTTCAGCCCCTTGCTTCGCTCGTGGGAGAAGCATTTTACGATCGTGCAGTGGGACCAGCGCGGAGCGGGCAAAACTTTTGGAAAGCACGGCAGGGAGGGCACCGGGGCGATCTCCTTCGATCGGCTCGTGCAGGATGGGATCGAAGTGGCACAATACTTGCTTAACGCGCTTCAGCAGGACAAATTGATTCTTCTCGGCAGCTCGGTGGGGAGCGTCATCGGGATGCAGATGGCCAAACGCCGGCCAGAGCTGTTCCATGCCTATGTGGGGACGGACCAGAACGTCGGCATCGAAGGTCACCGGCTGTCGTACCGGCTGAATTTGGAGGGGCTCCGCAAGGCCCGCTGCGTCAAAGGCATCCGGCTCTTCGAGCAAATCGGGCCCGACCCTTCCCTGTGGAGCCTGGAGGAGTTCGACCGCAAGAATCGCTGGATGGTCAAAGTCATCACGCCCGCTCCCAACATGATCATGGATCTCATCCTGCCTTCTATGCTGGCTTCGCCGATCCATTCCTTCCGGGACATTCTCGATTATTTCAAAGGAATGAACTACTCGCTCGAGCAGCTTTATGACGAATTGATCTCGTTTGACGCCCGCAAGCTCGGAACCCGGTACGAGCTCCCGTATTTTATCTTCCAGGGCGATACCGATTGGGTTACGCCGGTTGAGACAGCGCAAAGCTTTTTCGAGGACATCGAGGCGCCTCACAAGGAATTCGCCCTCGTTCCGAATGCCGGGCATCTCGCCTGTTTTGCCCGCCCCGAACCGTTTCTCGAGCTGTTGCTCCATCGCGTCCTCCCTGTGATCCAGACGTCCGGACCGCCGCTAACGGGGGCTTGCCCGATCCCGCATGTGATATAA
- a CDS encoding TetR/AcrR family transcriptional regulator, whose translation MSPLTKQQLDQIRDERTRQIKQAALKVFARHGFLRTKTSMIASAAGISEGLIYRYFESKDRLFTTIVQELMEAAESEIDDSRQLPGTPYEQIKALTRNMLDEENKFAFMLVLQARKSNGLQPELAQILEHYSVDSMIDRLLPLVVQGQETGQFAAGDPRQLLCWYFSVVNSLILQEQGDEEYGFPDVDVLLRMLTK comes from the coding sequence ATGTCTCCTTTAACCAAACAGCAATTGGATCAAATCCGTGACGAACGCACCCGACAGATCAAGCAAGCGGCGCTGAAGGTTTTTGCCCGTCACGGATTCCTCCGCACGAAGACGAGCATGATCGCTTCGGCCGCGGGCATTAGCGAGGGCCTCATTTACCGCTACTTCGAATCCAAAGACAGGCTCTTCACGACGATCGTCCAAGAGCTGATGGAAGCCGCAGAGAGCGAAATCGACGACAGCCGCCAGCTGCCCGGGACCCCCTACGAGCAGATTAAGGCGCTGACTCGGAATATGCTGGACGAAGAGAACAAATTCGCCTTCATGCTCGTTCTCCAAGCGCGAAAGTCGAACGGTCTCCAGCCGGAGCTTGCTCAAATCCTCGAACACTATTCCGTCGATTCGATGATCGATCGTCTCCTGCCCCTCGTCGTGCAGGGCCAGGAGACCGGCCAATTCGCAGCGGGGGATCCCCGGCAGCTGCTTTGCTGGTACTTCTCCGTTGTCAACAGTCTCATCCTGCAGGAACAAGGGGACGAGGAATATGGGTTCCCGGACGTGGACGTCCTCCTGCGAATGCTGACCAAATAA